The following coding sequences lie in one Silurus meridionalis isolate SWU-2019-XX chromosome 19, ASM1480568v1, whole genome shotgun sequence genomic window:
- the si:ch211-112f3.4 gene encoding EF-hand and coiled-coil domain-containing protein 1 isoform X2: MQTWSTTGFSVNFARGFHKAHAAQMYRACAPPQPFRAARKTEWLCGALAHHFGCETGAENEIVVLATGIDQYLQEIFHHLAYASSGDLVSGQDFRLLCAVLGVSAGEDGAERDLCASLPPALGFREFHSRLCGFFAARACDAPSSVRLLISEETEHVERDIRVRWPRVRRRKCVSFDLTRDRGADRTARGRMDTGNVCAPDPSEPGRKAQQRSWQEQVEMENAGLRELVEDLRSALQSSDARCMCLEVALRKERLHAPDKSSPQTTERQISLAGCEPKLGQSNQNRRTKDLIRELELIRASRDGQLEEAMRFNRRLEEELISAYVEVSRLEELVSKLRRESAEIKRRAEEARAALAAGLARVKDIQDWAQKVKPLQDKVQNLETELERFRSQCTCMAQHQKGPGPPVESVEPTARVIPTGRDSQDETLIRGEEALQRAVEGRASSDEEEEVRVKDEGQCCLLEVKRLLNKLHNCAKGCQKMALCHLLLSQNSSGLYNNQIGFTGPSEAKTRGLRNHMLLDGNKTDRRISRKTLSKILLKTLDLCNVKGQESIPIFQVMDALCQQLISSDLVCVDGDVTTWRGVNPHHQNTTNPLLIFY; the protein is encoded by the exons atgcag ACCTGGAGCACCACTGGTTTCTCGGTAAACTTTGCGCGTGGCTTTCATAAGGCGCACGCAGCGCAAATGTACCGTGCGTGTGCGCCACCGCAGCCGTTTCGCGCCGCGCGCAAAACCGAGTGGCTCTGCGGCGCCCTGGCGCACCACTTCGGCTGCGAGACGGGAGCCGAGAACGAGATCGTGGTGCTGGCCACGGGCATCGACCAGTACCTccaagagatcttccaccacCTCGCCTACGCCAGCAGCGGCGACCTGGTGTCCGGACAGGACTTCAGGCTCCTCTGCGCGGTCCTCGGTGTGAGCGCGGGGGAGGATGGAGCGGAGCGGGACCTGTGCGCCTCGCTCCCTCCGGCTCTCGGCTTTAGGGAGTTCCACTCGCGCCTTTGCGGCTTCTTCGCCGCCCGAGCCTGCGATGCGCCGTCCTCTGTGCGCCTTCTGATCAGCGAGGAAACGGAGCACGTGGAGCGCGATATCAGGGTGAGGTGGCCGCGGGTGCGGCGCAGAAAGTGCGTCAGCTTCGACCTGACCCGAGACCGGGGTGCAGACAGGACAGCGCGCGGCAGGATGGACACCGGGAACGTGTGCGCACCAGATCCATCTGAACCAG GACGAAAAGCTCAGCAGAGATCGTGGCAGGAGCAGGTGGAGATGGAGAACGCCGGTCTGAGAGAGCTTGTGGAAGACCTGCGCTCAGCTCTTCAAAGCAGCGATGCTCGGTGCATGTGCCTCGAGGTGGCTTTGAGAAAGGAACGTCTGCACGCACCTGACAAAAGCTCTCCACAAACCACAGAAAGGCAAATCAGCTTGGCTGGCTGCGAGCCCAAACTGGGACAAAGTAACCAAAACAGGCGCACAAAGGACCTTATCAGAGAGCTGGAGCTGATCCGTGCTTCACGTGACGGCCAGCTGGAGGAGGCCATGAGGTTCAACCGAAGGCTGGAGGAGGAGCTTATATCGGCGTATGTAGAGGTCAGCAGGCTGGAGGAATTGGTCTCGAAGCTGAGAAGAGAGAGCGCTGAGATCAAGAGGAGAGCCGAGGAGGCTAGAGCGGCTCTCGCTGCAGGCCTAGCAAGGGTCAAAGATATCCAGGACTGGGCGCAGAAGGTCAAGCCACTGCAGGATAAAGTCCAAAACCTGGAGACGGAACTGGAAAGATTTAG atcGCAGTGCACCTGCATGGCTCAACATCAGAAAGGACCCGGACCTCCAGTCGAGTCCGTAGAACCTACAGCACGTGTGATTCCCACTGGCCGAGACTCTCAAGACGAGACCCTCATCAGAGGAG AGGAAGCCCTGCAGAGGGCGGTAGAGGGCCGAGCATCTTcagacgaggaggaggaggtgaggGTGAAGGACGAAGGCCAATGCTGTCTGTTGGAGGTCAAGAGACTTCTGAACAAACTTCACAACTGTGCAAAAGG ATGCCAGAAGATGGCTTTGTGTCATCTGCTCCTGTCACAGAACTCTTCAGGACTTTATAACAATCAGATCGGCTTCACTGGACCTTCAGAGGCGAAGACGAGAGGACTGAGAAACCACATGCTACTGGATGGAAATAAAACAGATAGA AGAATCTCACGGAAGACGCTGAGTAAAATCCTGTTGAAAACACTCGATCTGTGCAACGTGAAAGGTCAAG